The Parcubacteria group bacterium ADurb.Bin159 genomic interval TCTTTTTTAAATTTTTTCTAATTAGGCAATATTGTATTATAATGAGGTAATAATTAAGAGAGCGAGCCCACTATTTGTGCGCAGAAGGGCTAGGTAAGGACAACATTTCGCAAAGCGAAACTGGAAAATTGCGGCAACAAAAAAACAAGGGCGAAACAAATTATTTGATGGTGGACCCGCGGGGAGTCGCACCCCGGACTCCTCCATGCCATGGAGGCATTTTACTGCTATACTACGGGCCCAATGCCCAAGGCGGGAGTCGAACCCGCATGCTCAAATGAGCACAGCTCCTCAAGCTGCCGCGTGTACCTGTTTCGCCACTTGGGCTTGTTATTCTTTTATTTCTTTTAGTTTCTTTTTGTAATCTCTTAAATAATACAATTTTGCCCTATTAACCTTATGTCTTTTTACCACTTCAATTTTTTTAATAGATGGAGAATAAATAGGAAAAATTTTTTCTACCCCAATGCCACCAATAGCTATTTTGCGTACAGTTATGGTCGCTCCAGCTTCTTTTCTCCCGTGGTGAGACAAAACTATTCCTTCAAAAACCTGTACTCTCTCTTTGGGATTGCCTTTAGCATCTGTATCAATAAATTTTTCATATACTCGAATGACCATTCCCGGCTTAATATCGGGTAAAGGCTCTTTTTTGTTTTGTTCCTCCTCTATTTCAGCTTCATTTTTTTTTGTTTTATTTTCTTCTGCCATAATATAGAAAAATTAAAAATCAAATTTTAAAATACAAAATTAAAGTAACCTATAAATTATTAATCCTTTGTTCTAAAAGCTATTTAAAAATTATCTCTTTTACTTTTTCCACCGCTTCGTTTAATTTTCCCTCCTTATTAATCACTACAGCATCCCAAAAAGATAAATTTTTTATTTCTTCTCGCGCTTCTTTTAATCTTTTTTTTATAACCTCAGGTTTATCCTGCCCTCTTTTTTTTAAACGTTTTTCTAAGTTGTCTATATTTTCCGGGGCAATGAAAATAACTTTTGAATTAGGAAATTCTTTTTTTATTGTTTTAGCCCCCTGAGGGTCTACTTTAAATATAATGGGCAATGGATCGTTCAAATATTTTTCTACATCTTTTTTTTGTGAACCATAATAATAGCCATAAACATCTGCCCATTCAACCAATTTATTTTTTCTAATTAAATCTTCAAATTCTTCTTTTGAGATAAACCAATAGGGATTTCCTTGGCTTTCACCCTGCCTCATTGGTCTGGTGGTTGTAGTAATAATTTCTCTAAATTCTAATCCTTGCTTTTTAAGTTCGCTAATTATTGTATCTTTGCCCACACCAGAGGGGCCGGAAACAACGAAGATATTGTTCATTTTAAAGTATTTAAAAAATTTTGTAAATCAGAAGGAAGAGGACATTTAAATTTCAAAAATTTGCCATTTGGCTGGTAAAAACTGAGATAAATACAATGAAGGAAAAGGCGATTCAATAAAATAGGCTGATTTTTAAACTTATAATCTTTGTCTCCAACAATGGGTATTTTTATATAAGATAAATGAGCTCTTATTTGGTGTGTTCTACCAGAGAGAGGGATTATCTCCAAAAGAGTAAAATCTTGATATTCTTTAAGTGTCTTATATTTTGTTTTGGCTGGTTTAGATAATTTAAGATTAGTATAGCCGGCAACTATTTTCCCCTTCTTGGTCCAACCTATGGGGACGTCAATAATTCCTTTTTTTTCCAGCGGTCTACCATAAACCAAGCCAATATATTTTTTTTTAACTCTTTCTTTTTTAAATTCAGAAATTAAATAATTATAAAAATAATTATTTTTAGCCACTACCAATAAACCGGAAACGTCTTTATCTAAACGGTGAACAATGCCCGGTCTACCGGCTTGTCCAACATTGGCTATAAATGGATAGTGTTCTAAAATGGATTGGACCAAAGTATTTTCTTTCTCGTATTTTGTAGGATGAACCATCACCCCTCCCGGTTTATTTAAAATTAAAAAGTCTTCAGTTTCAAAAATTATATTTAAATTTGACATTTTCTAAATTTAGGGCTCACAACCCTAATTTCAAAAATTCGTCTTAGAACGTAGATTTGATGCGGATTAGGGAAGGATGTCTTTTGGGGACTGTCCCCCACTAAGAAGAATGGTTTGCTCTTTGGTGGCTAAGTTTTTGGCTTGGATTTTTAAATGTGGAATTGGTTTAATATTTTCCACATTTAAAATCGCTAAAACTTTTTTTAAACTATTTTGTTTATCCTCCTCTAAATAATAGGGTATAAAAATTTTGGGTTCTAATTCTTTTTTAAAATTGCTAATATCAGATGGCTTTATTTCGTTTAGCCCAATGGGAAAAATTAAAATATCTGTATTCAAAAAAAGATCCGACGATTCGTCTTTAGGTAATGTTTTTATTGGACTAAAAAATAATAAATTTATATTTTCGGCTGAAATTTGATAACATATTGATTTATGCTCCTTATCCAAAAACCGAGCATTAATAAAAATACCTTTTACTTCATATTCTCCAGGCCCTAAAATTATAAAACTATTTCCCGTATCTTTAATTTGATTTTTTTCTGAAGTGAACAAAATAACGTCTGCTTGAACCGGCTTTTTAGGGTCAATAAAAATTACTTTTCCGTCTAAAAGAATAATTTTAAAAGTTGTATTGCCTTGCCAAATAAGGACCATAATAAAAAATCAAAAATCAAAATGAAAATGTAAAAATTAAAGTAATTATCTACAGTAATTTTTTTATATTACATATAGTAGATTTCGGTTTTTACAATTTTTTTATAAAGATTCTCGTATTCTTTGGCTGATTTTTGCCACGAAAAATCTTGCTTCATTAATAGGCAGATCACTTTATGCCAAAAATTTTTTTTGTTAAAAAGAGATAAACCATATTGAACCGCTTTCCATAATTTATTACTATCATATTCAGTAAAAATAAGACCATTACCGTTTAATTTTTTGCCGAAAAAAATTTTTTTAAGCTTTAACGGTTTAACCGTATCCTTTAAACCTCCCACTTTTCGAACAATAGGACAACTGCCGTATCTCATAGCTATCATCTGCCCCAAACCGCAGGGTTCAAATTTAGAGGGCATTAAGAAAAAGTCACTAGCGGCATAAATTTGACGAGATAAGGGCTCGTTAAATTCAATAAAAACTTTTACATTTTCTTTATATTTTTGGGCTATTTTTTTTAAAGCATTTTCTGTCTCTTTTTCTCCTTGTCCTAAAATAACTATATCGGCGTAAGAAACAAGAGAGGGAATAATTTTAAGCACTAAATCAATGCCCTTTTGAAAAGTTAAGCGGGAAACAATTGCAAATAACGGCCTGTCTTCCCATGTTTTTAAACCAATTTTCCGTTTAAGTTCAATTTTATTATTTTTTTTATTTTTAAGCGATTTAACTGAATAATAATGAAATATATTTGGATCAGTTTCAGGGTTAAAATTTTCATAATCAATACCATTTAGAATGCCGCAAAAATTGTTTTGTCTTTTTTGAAAATAACTTTGCAATCCTCGGGAAAAATAAGGTTTTGTTAAAATCTCTCGGGCATAATTAGGACTTACTGTGTTTATAAAATCAGCAGTTAAAACTCCCTGTTGCATAGAATTAAAATCTCTGCCAAATGGACCATAAAATGGTTCTTCCAAACTAAAATATTCGTTTCCTTCAAATTTCAAAAAATTCATTGTCTCTTGCCAATTCCATCTCCCCTGCATAGCTAAATTATGAATAGTAAAAAGAACTTTCGGCTTTTTAATATAACGATTATCTAATTTCAAAAAAAGAGGAACAGTGGCTGTATGCCAATCTTGAATATGATAAATATCCGGATGCCAATTTAATGCCCAAGGAATTTCTAAAATACTTTTAGAAAAAAAGAGAAATCTTTTTATTTCATTAAATTGACCATTTTCGCTGTAAATTGGTCCTTCACTTAAATATTTTTTATTTTCTATAAGATAAATAGGTATTTTGGTTTGAGGCAGAGGGGTTTGGTAAATATTTATTATCTGTTTATCGTCTCCAATCTGAACTGGAATATTTTTTGATAAAAGAGATAGAGGATATTTTTTTTGTATTATTTCCTCATAAAGAGGAAGAACAAGCCTTATGTCTTGTCCAAAATCAAAAAGATATTTTGGCAAAGCTCCGGTTACATCAGCTAATCCCCCTACTTTAGCTAAGGGAGCTATTTCTGCTGAGACGAAAAGAATCTTCATAAAGCGATTTCTTCAAATTTATGAACTGTTTTAAAATATTCCCAAAGAGAAAAAATAAGCACTCCCCAATTTAAAGGTAAATCTCCGTGATAATCAGAACCACAAGTAATAAAAAGATTAAATTCTTTGGCTATTCTTTGCCAATAATCTTGTTCTGCCCAAGAGTGGTGGGAACTAATTGCTTCTAATCCATCTAAACCAAGTTCTTTTAAATTTTTAATAATCTCCCAATCTTTAAATCTGAGGTGTTCTCCTGGGTGGGCTAAAACCGCTTTGCCCCGAGCTTGATGAATTAACTTTATAGCCTCGCGCGCGGGAATTTCCGTTTCTGGACAAAGAAAAAAATATTTTTTAAAATAAAACCCAATAACATCCCCTACTCCCAAAATCTGGTTTTGCCGTAAATTCATTTCTTGTTTTAATTTTTTAAAATTATTCCCTTCCATTAAAATTCCTGCTACCTTACCTAAACCTTGATAAACCGAAGGACCATTAAACACCTCTTTTTCTTCAATTTCCCACTTATCTTTTTTAAGAACCCGAACAATGTTTTTTAAAACAGATATTCTTTGCTCTTGTAATTGATTTAATGCTTTTTTAAGGTCAAAATTATTTCTATCAAAATTATAACCTAAAAGATGAAGATGGTATTGATTAAAATTAGTATAAATTTCTACGCCGGGAATAATTTTAATGTTTTGTTTTTCTCCGGCTGTTATCATCTCTTCAATGCCTTCTATCCCATTATGGTCAGTCAAAGAAAGTGTTTTTATGCCAAAGCCCTTAGCTTTTTCAATTAAATCAATCGGACTTAACACGCCGTCAGAATAATGAGAATGAATATGTAAATCAATAAAGGACATAATATAAATAGCATAAACAATGCTTTTTTTTATTATAAGACGATTTTAAGATTATTCAAGCTCTCTTCAGCTTTTTCTAATAATATTTTTAGCCCTTGAGATTTATATTGAGGATTTGGCTCAATAAAAGCATGGATAGCGGCTATTTGTAAATACTTGTTAGATTTTAAATAAAATAATCTCTTCTTTTCCAAATCAGATATATTTTTTTGAAAATAATTTTCACAAAAACTATCAATAATTTTATTTTTTATTCTCTCTTTTGAGGGGCAATAATAACGGAACATTGATTCTGTTTGAACAATAAAACTAGCTACATCAATTAACGGGTCATCTAAACAGCTATCTCCGAAATCTATAACACCGATTTTACCTTGTTCTATTAAAATAATATTTCCCCAATGAAAATCCCTATGAATTAACACAAGAGGACCTTTATAGGAAATTCCCTGTTTTTTCTTCTCTTGCCAAAGTTCGTCTAAAAGATAACGCATTTGAGGATAAAATTCCGGCGCGCATTTTCTAACTAAAAACGCCCAATGACGGCGACTGGACAACTCAAGGTACTCCCCTCCTTTCCGAAATAAATTTCTTGATTTCGGCGGAATAGGCAGATGATGTAATTTGTAAAGAAAATTAGCTATAGCGGGCGTATTAGTTAAAAGAGGATTTAAATTTTTATGCTCTTCCAGCATATTCTGAAAATTTATTCCTTCCAAATTTTCATAAAGAATCATATTTAACGAAGAAATATAATCAAGCGGATGAGAGACCAAACCAGTAAAACCGTTTTCTTCTAAAAAACAAAGGGATTGATAATGTCTTTTGGGGCAAAGATGTAAACTATTAATTTTCGCTCTAACAATTTTCGTTTTCTTTTTATTTTTAAAAGCAATATCAAGATTATATTGAAGAGATATGTTTCTAAATTTCCCTCGGAAATTTCTGTTAATTTTAATATCTAAATTCAAAAGTTTTTGCGCTCCGGGAAAATATTTTTTAATTCGTGGAGAAAAAAAATCTCTTGCCCAATTAATATCAAGAGCTTTTTTAGCATTAATTTTTTTATTGACTGGTTCAAAAAGCATAAAAAATTAAAATCGTGCCCGCCTACCAATAAGACAGGGTCTACCCTAATTGCCAAATTAATTTGCGTAGATAGAAATCAAGATACCCTAAAATTTTTTTTAAATAGTCCTTAAATGAATATTTGATATGTTTGCCTTTATTATTTTTTGGGGAAAATCCGCTAATTTTAAATTTAAAATTAAAGGGAGCGGAAATAATATAAGGTATTTTTATTTCTAAATGAGAATTTTTTCTTTTAAAGGGCAAAGGAACCCAAGCAATATTCTCGGCTAAAAGCGAAATAGTTAGATATTTTCCTTTATTTTTATCTTTGGTTTTTAGAAATTGGAAAAAATGATAAAGAACGCTGTTTTCATCTATAATAATTTTTAATTTATCTTTAAAAACATAATATTTATTTTGGCCAGGATTTTGATGAAATCCTTCTTTCTCAAACTTCGCTTGACTATAACTATCCCAAACATTTTTTTCTAATTGATAAGTAATGTCTCCTGCCGGTATTTCAGTAAGATAAAAATTGTTAAATTTATCCCAACTAAAACCCAAAGGGTGAGATGCTTCACCAAAAGATTTCCCCTCTTGCCATTCTAAAAACGCTTTTTCCAAAAATTCTAAAAGTTTTTTTCTCTGAACTTTAATAAATTCTTCTTGGCTAAACTCTTCAAAATGCTTTTGAGCAAAAGGAGAAAATTCTTTAACATTATATTCCCAATATGATTTCAGGGAAGGAAGATGGCGGCTTATAGACAGGTCGTCAATAACATGTAAAACATCATAAATATCCGCTCCACTTTTTAATTTATAAATAGCATCTCGCCATTTAATTGCTTTTTCAAATTCCTGCTTTTCTATCGCTTTTTTCATTTCATCTTCAAACTCTAAAATCATTGAATTGTATGTCGCTCCATAAACTCTTTCTTTGTACGGCTTATTATTTTGCGAAGTGCGATAGGCTTTTCTATACGCCTCCCTGATTAATCCTTGGCGTTGCCAAGAAAAAGCAAGATCTATAATTTCCTGGTAATATTTTTCTGCTTTTGCTTTAATTTCTGAAGAAATGTTTTCTGCAGAAAAAATTACATCTTTTAACGCCCAAGCTCCTTCTTCTATCATCTCTAAACTCCACCAAGGTTTGGCTGATGCCCACCAATAACTATCGGAAGATATGGCTTTATCAAGTTTTTCTCTTATTATATGATAATTAGCTTCATTTTTTAAATTTTTAACTTGGTCGATAACAAAATAAGTAAACTCCCATTGTTTTTGATGAATAGGATTTGATGGGTCTTGCCAAAGTAAAAAAGGATAGCTTTTTAGAGTATTTTTTTCTTTTTCTAAATAAAAATCTTGTTCCTCTGAAGACCAAGTAGAAGGGCGAATAGAAATTTTTTCTTTTGTTTTTAATTTATTAACAACTTCTGTGCCCTTACAAAAACAAGAAGAAAAATCAGGTGATTTGTAAATATCAAAAAGAAATTCTTGAAGACCTGGACGATGATGACCAAAAGTTTCCGCATCCATAACCGTTAAAATATATTTTTTCTTTTTTAGGTCTTCGCCGATTTCTTCTTTTAAAGAATTAATATTTCTTAAAATCGCCGAAAGAATAAGAACGCTTAACCTTTTATAGCGAAATAAAATTTTTAAATCTTTTGTCCCTTCTATGGAATATACTTGATTAAAATCCGGCTTGCCTAAAGGAGCGGCTAATTCTTCGGCAATAATCCAAGAAAAGCCAAGATTTTCTATAATTTTAGCTAAATTCAAATTAATAGCCAATTCCGGAGAGAAAAAACCCAATAAATCAACCTTCCCTAAATATTTAATTAAGGTTTTATTATTTAGATTAACTTGACGAACAATTTCTTCCTCCGGCAAAAGGGGTAAAAAGGGGTGATATATAGCTGAACCGGTCAATTCAATTTGCTCTCTTTTTATTAATATTTTTAAATTTTCAATAATATCCACAAAACCATATTTATCCAATAATTCCAAAAGTCCGCCATTGATATTAAAAACCGCCTTAGCTTTAGAATTAGATAAGAACCCCTTAATTAAGGGACGGTAACTTTCATTAACCACTCTCTCTAAAATATCAAATTGCTGATTAAAGGGCTGATAAAAATGAAGAAAATTTATCCAAGACATAAAAATTTATTTTTCTCCTATCGATTTAGTCATTATACAACGACCGGATTTTAGACATTTATCTATTTCTTGATCAATTTTATTTTTAATAGTTTGGGCTTGGTTAAAATAAGATACGGGTAAATCTTTTTTTAGGAGGGTAAAAATTTTTAAAAATAAATCAACACTACGAAAGACAATATGGGGATTCCACCAAGGATTAGCTGACGCCCACCAATAACCATCGCTTGATAAGGCCTCATCTAAAAGCCGCCGCGCTGACTTAAAATTGGAATTTCCCCTACCTAATTTTATGGCTTTCAAAGCAAGCTCAGTTAATTGCCATTGGTACTGATGAATAATATTTTCCGGATGTTTCCATAGACCATAAGGAATATTATTTTGTAATTGCTCTTCAGTAGAAGACCAGCTTGAAGACAATGGTTCTACTGTTTTTTCTTTCTTAAAGAGAGAAAAGGATTCTTTCCCTAATAAAATTTTTATTTTTGGATTTAAAAGCAATTTAGCCCAAATCTCATCTCTTTTTTTAAAATGATGCCCCAAATTTTCTCCGTCAAAAGCAGTGATGAGAATATTTTTAGAACGACCATCTTCTTTTAACACCGACCAAAATTTGGCTTCATCTCTTAAATCTTTGTCAAAAAAAACATTACTTAATATTCTATGGCGGAAAATAACTAATAAATTTAATTTATCAATACGCCAATTGTTATTAAAAATATCTTGTCCTATTTTGCCGTTATAAGAAATTTCATCTAAAATAATATATTTATATCCCAATTTATCTATAATTTGAGCTGTTTTTTTATTATAAGCCAATTCGGGAAGAAAAAAACCATAAGGCCGAGGCTGCCAAAATTTTCCAAAATGTTTAGAACACGTCTCCTCATTTAGTTTAATTTGCCGAATCGCTTCTTTTTGAGGCAAAAGAGGTAAAATGGGGTGATATTTTGCTGAACCCAAAAATTCAATTTGTCCCTTTTCAGCCAAAAATTTAATCTGATTTAAAATATGATTATAACCAAAATTATTAAAATGCTCAACCAAAGAAGCGCTGACATTCAAAGTAATTTTTATATAAGGATTTTTTTCTAAAATATTTAAAATAGGCTGATATGCTTCATCAACCACTTTGTCCACAATTTTTTTTGTCTGCCACGAAGGCTGATAAAAATGTAGAACGTTTACCCAAAACATAAAAAATCGTGTAATTGTTTTTATATATTATTTCTTGTTAATTTCTATTGCTTTTTCATACAAAGCCACATATTTTTCCGCTGGCAATACCCAGGAATAAGATTGCTTCATGCTTTTAACTACTAAATTTCTCCATTTTCGCCGATGTTTATAATTTTCTAAAGCTCGAGTAATAGCCATCAATAAATCAGAAGAACTGTAAGAAGTGAAAACAAAACCGTTTCCTTTCTCGGTTGTGGGATTGTAGTCAGTAATAGTATCAGTTAAACCACCAACTTTATAAACTATAGGAATAGAGCCATAACGAAGACTAATCAATTGTGAAATGCCGCAAGGTTCAAAACGAGAAGGCATTAAATAAAGATCTGAAGCAGCGTAAATTTTTCTACTTAAATCTTCACGAAAAGGAGTAATAAAAAGAAATTTTTTGGGATATTGTTTTTGAACTTTTTTAAAAGTTTTAATATAAGATTTTTCCCCGCTTCCAATAATAGCGATTTGCAAAGGGAGCACTAATAATTTATCTAATATTTGCAAAATCAACTCAAAGCCCTTTTGCTCTGTTAAACGATTAGCCATACCAATTAAAGGTAAATTTCGATTAACTTCTAGATTGTATTCTTTTTGCAAAAGCACTTTATTTTTAATTTTATCTTCTAAATTATGAATTCCATAATTAATATAAATATGTTTATCAAATCTCGGATTAAAAATATGATAATCAACACCATTGATAATGCCGTAAAGTCTATTTTTTCTTTTTTTTAAATATTTATTCAAACCGCAGCCAAATTTAGGGGTTATTATCTCTTGAGCATAACGTTCGCTTACGGTATTAATTAAATCTGAATAAAGAATGGCCCTTTTAGTAAAATTGAGCCATTTAATTTTTTCTAAATCAGCAGGAGGGGTTCCTTTTCCTCTGTCTTTTTTTTCCGGCGGAACCTCCCACCAATTAAATGGTCCTTGAAACATTAAATTATGAATAGTAAAGAGTGTAGCGCCTCCATTTAACAAAGCGTCATTTTTATATTTTGTTTTTAAAAAATTAGCTATAAGTCCCGTTTGCCAATCATGACTGTGATAAACATCTACTTTCCAATGAAAAGCTCTTATCATTTCAAGCGCGGCAAGATTAAAAAGTAAAAAACGCAATCCATCGTCTAAGCTGCCGTAGAGATGATTGTTCTCCCCAAAAAGAGAATTTTCCGAGATAAAAAAAACAGGATATTTGTCCTGGGTTATAGTTTTGAAATAATTAAATTTAAAATTTCTACCAACGTAAGGAATATCTATTTCTAAGTCCAATTTTTTAATGGGAAAATTTTTTTCTTTAATAAATTTATAAAAAGGAGTTACCACTGAAACATGATGTCCTATTCTTTTTAGGGCACGTGGCAAAGAACGGCTTACATCGGCTAAACCGCCCGTTTTAGAATAAGGAGAAATTTCTGAACTAAATTGAACTATCTCCAAATGTTTCATAAACGCGATTTTATAAATAACCTAAATGGCGGGCAGCGATAATAAACATAGCATAACTCCAAGCTAAAGGATAAACGCCAACTCGATCATCAGAAAAAATCTGTTCTGGCAAATATCCTTGATAAGGAGCGAGTTTGTCTAAGGGCCAAATAAAGTAATCTCTCGCTTTTTTAATATTTCCAATTTTAATAAAATAAATAGAAAGCCAAAAGTTCAAAACTGGCCAAGCTCCCCCTCCTTCGGCGGCGCTGCCCTCGCTATCAAAATAATCAAATTGATAACGATGCACGCCTCCATCAATAACTATATTTTTTTCAATCGCTTCAATAGTATTTTTAATTTTAATATCTTGGTAATCAAAAATTTCAAAAGGCCAAGCTAAACCAATTAAGGAAGCATCTATATTCGTATCATTAACTTTCCCTGCATTGCGATAAAAATAACCATCTTGAGAAGAATATGCTTTATTAATTTGGTTAATCATTTCCAATGCTTTTTCTTTCCAAATGGATTCTCCCAACATAGTTGATGCCCCGAGAAGACCACGAGCGCAAGCAGCCAAAGAATAAGTATGGTTATTAGCCATAGTTAAAGTTGTTTGGCGATAGCGTTCTTCCCAAATATCAATCGTATGCTCTTTAAAATGCTCTCCCTGCCAATCATCAACTAAACCATCAGCTAATCTTCTAATTAAATCTTCAATATCTTTTGTTAATGGTTTCCCTTTATAAAGTTGATTTATTACCCAAAGCATAGTGCCACTTTGGTCAGGTTGAAACATTTTGCCCATACTGCCAAAACGGCCATTAGTTGAATAATTAGAATATAGAATTTTAGTACGAGCGAAATCTTGAGGTCTTTCCCATAGCCAATCAAAAAATTTTTTTTCAAATCTTAATCCTAAATAATGAGCAGCTAAAACGATAAAGGCAGCATCTCTTGGCCAAACCCAACGATAGTTTGCTCCAGTACGAGGATAATATATTTTATCCGTGTTAGCCGCAACAATAGCTCCATTTTCTAAAAAACAATCTTTAAAAATTTCGCGAGATTGTTCTATTATTTTATTAATTGTTTGCTCTGAAATTGATGCTTTGGACATAATAAAAATATGTCAAATATTAAATATTAAATTCTATATTTTATTTTCCACAATTTTGTCCGTAAGCAATGGCTAATGCTAAAGCGTCAGCAGCATCATCGGGTTTAGGAATATTTTTTAATTTTAAAACCTTTTTTACTGTTTTTTGAACGTCTATTTTAGAAGCATGGCCATAACCAGTTAAAACCATTTTTACTTGAAGGGGAGCGACTTCTTTTATTTCTATTTTTCGGCGACTAATTGGTTGGCTATCTCTATTTTGAGAAATTGCTAAAAGAATAACCCCCTTAACCTGACCTACGTTAATAGCTGTTTTGGCGTTTTTGGCAAAATAAACATTTTCAATGACTATTTTATCCGGCTCATAATAATCTAATAAATGCTTTGCTTGATGATAAATTAAGGAAAGACGGCGTTCAAAAGAGGTCTTGGCTAGTGTTTTAATACAGCCAAAAGTAACCAAAGAAAAAGAATTCTTCCCCTTTTTTTCTATTAAACCATATCCTGTAGTAGCTACCCCGGGGTCAAAACCCAAAATTAGCATAATAATATGTTAAATGTCAAATGCTAAATATCAAAATCAGAAATTTCTAATTTTGAAATTCCGCTCTTAGTAGGAACTTCGAAAAGAAATTCTAAATTCAATATTTATCCGATATTGGAATAATAATCATTAATATCGGGATTTTCATCTAATTCAGCAAAAATGGCGTCAACTTTCTTTTGATCTTCAGGAGATATTTTAATTAAATTTTTGGCAAACCACTCTATTTCAGCGTAATCAACTTTTAAATTCATTTCTTGCTCTAAGGCATTTTTTACTCTTTCTAAATCCTCTGTTTTGATTAAAACAACCAATTCATCGTTTTCTTTTTTAACATCTTCAACCCCTAAATCAATAATTTTAAGCTGTAATTCGTCTAAATCTTTTCCTTTCAAATCAGAAATTCTTATAACTCCCTTCTTCTCAAACATCCATAAAACACTATTTTGTTTAGCTAAATTGCCTCCATATTTTGATAAAATATGGCGTAAATTGGCTAAAGTGCGATTCCGATTATCCGTCAACACTTCAATAACCAAAGCAGCATTAGATGGTAAATAGGCTTCGTAAGTTACGCTTTCTATGGCCGTCTCTTTGGTTTTACCGATACCCCGGTCAATAGCCCTTTCTACATTAATATTAGGCATATTAATTTGCCTTGCTTTATCTATAGCCAATCGAAGTTTAAAATTCATTTGAGGGTCTCCTCCTCCTTCT includes:
- the rplS gene encoding 50S ribosomal protein L19 — its product is MAEENKTKKNEAEIEEEQNKKEPLPDIKPGMVIRVYEKFIDTDAKGNPKERVQVFEGIVLSHHGRKEAGATITVRKIAIGGIGVEKIFPIYSPSIKKIEVVKRHKVNRAKLYYLRDYKKKLKEIKE
- the gmk gene encoding Guanylate kinase; translated protein: MNNIFVVSGPSGVGKDTIISELKKQGLEFREIITTTTRPMRQGESQGNPYWFISKEEFEDLIRKNKLVEWADVYGYYYGSQKKDVEKYLNDPLPIIFKVDPQGAKTIKKEFPNSKVIFIAPENIDNLEKRLKKRGQDKPEVIKKRLKEAREEIKNLSFWDAVVINKEGKLNEAVEKVKEIIFK
- the rluD_1 gene encoding Ribosomal large subunit pseudouridine synthase D, which produces MSNLNIIFETEDFLILNKPGGVMVHPTKYEKENTLVQSILEHYPFIANVGQAGRPGIVHRLDKDVSGLLVVAKNNYFYNYLISEFKKERVKKKYIGLVYGRPLEKKGIIDVPIGWTKKGKIVAGYTNLKLSKPAKTKYKTLKEYQDFTLLEIIPLSGRTHQIRAHLSYIKIPIVGDKDYKFKNQPILLNRLFLHCIYLSFYQPNGKFLKFKCPLPSDLQNFLNTLK
- the glgA_1 gene encoding Glycogen synthase, with product MKILFVSAEIAPLAKVGGLADVTGALPKYLFDFGQDIRLVLPLYEEIIQKKYPLSLLSKNIPVQIGDDKQIINIYQTPLPQTKIPIYLIENKKYLSEGPIYSENGQFNEIKRFLFFSKSILEIPWALNWHPDIYHIQDWHTATVPLFLKLDNRYIKKPKVLFTIHNLAMQGRWNWQETMNFLKFEGNEYFSLEEPFYGPFGRDFNSMQQGVLTADFINTVSPNYAREILTKPYFSRGLQSYFQKRQNNFCGILNGIDYENFNPETDPNIFHYYSVKSLKNKKNNKIELKRKIGLKTWEDRPLFAIVSRLTFQKGIDLVLKIIPSLVSYADIVILGQGEKETENALKKIAQKYKENVKVFIEFNEPLSRQIYAASDFFLMPSKFEPCGLGQMIAMRYGSCPIVRKVGGLKDTVKPLKLKKIFFGKKLNGNGLIFTEYDSNKLWKAVQYGLSLFNKKNFWHKVICLLMKQDFSWQKSAKEYENLYKKIVKTEIYYM
- the dnaE2 gene encoding Error-prone DNA polymerase, translated to MSFIDLHIHSHYSDGVLSPIDLIEKAKGFGIKTLSLTDHNGIEGIEEMITAGEKQNIKIIPGVEIYTNFNQYHLHLLGYNFDRNNFDLKKALNQLQEQRISVLKNIVRVLKKDKWEIEEKEVFNGPSVYQGLGKVAGILMEGNNFKKLKQEMNLRQNQILGVGDVIGFYFKKYFFLCPETEIPAREAIKLIHQARGKAVLAHPGEHLRFKDWEIIKNLKELGLDGLEAISSHHSWAEQDYWQRIAKEFNLFITCGSDYHGDLPLNWGVLIFSLWEYFKTVHKFEEIAL
- a CDS encoding Phosphotransferase enzyme family protein, whose amino-acid sequence is MLFEPVNKKINAKKALDINWARDFFSPRIKKYFPGAQKLLNLDIKINRNFRGKFRNISLQYNLDIAFKNKKKTKIVRAKINSLHLCPKRHYQSLCFLEENGFTGLVSHPLDYISSLNMILYENLEGINFQNMLEEHKNLNPLLTNTPAIANFLYKLHHLPIPPKSRNLFRKGGEYLELSSRRHWAFLVRKCAPEFYPQMRYLLDELWQEKKKQGISYKGPLVLIHRDFHWGNIILIEQGKIGVIDFGDSCLDDPLIDVASFIVQTESMFRYYCPSKERIKNKIIDSFCENYFQKNISDLEKKRLFYLKSNKYLQIAAIHAFIEPNPQYKSQGLKILLEKAEESLNNLKIVL